One Eurosta solidaginis isolate ZX-2024a chromosome 1, ASM4086904v1, whole genome shotgun sequence genomic window, ttaagcacgctattggttgtgaagtataagtgttattgtgaagtactttcaaagcagtctaataaatatcattttgctttattgaatattggagatatttattcaacagtttagcggaatttccctaaattctttaaaatatatatttttaaaaagaaataaataaggaaGTAGGGGTcctgccaatttttaggaaaaattaaaaggagcacaacgcgaATGGCAATAGAAGCCCGGCCTAAAATCACTTCGGAGGTCATCGTGTCTTCAATTTCTTTCATTGATTCTTTCTGACAAGTGGACCAGGGTCGGAGCGATTTGAATGAAACTTTATATCTCAAGTTCGTATATGGGTTTTATGtcgatttatgtacatacattccaTATGTTAACACTTTtctgagatatagaccaaaatgtggaccaggcctaGTGACCTGGACCCGGGGACCGTAGAATGTGTTTTCCCAATATGGCTATCAAAGAGGAAAACGAGAAAAAGGAAAATAGCAGAGGGAGTTGAAGAGGGGGAGATGGAGAAAATGGATAGGAAGAAAAAAATAGATGGTGAGATAGAGGAAATATACTGGGAGTATGAATTAGAGATAAGAATGGAGAAAGTGCGAGTAGAAGATAGGAAGGAGAGGAAGCAAGTGAAGGTAATGATTTAAAGAGAGAAAAAATCGAGAAAGTAAAGGGATAAGATACGAAGATAAGGAAAATACTTTTTTTTGGCTGAAGCTACAATATGAAAAATATCTATGTTTATGGGATAGACGGAAGGTAGGAAGCGAGGCTCACTTTTTGAATGTAGGCtaaccaattttcgggcagaacaaaATTTGCCGGTAACGGTATAAAAATCTGCCATTCTCCAGCGTAATCAAAACTAGTAGAATATTTAATTTAGGAAGATGTGAGTTGTTATATCTACCATGTCAGTGGTAGAGGGCTGAGAACTGGATCTTGCAAAATAGCAAACGAGCAACCAAAAATATTTGAAGTATATGTTTTAAGAGGGAAATGAGATAAGAACTTAATTCGGCAACTCCTTTTCTTCGTTTTGAATAGTTTAACTGGCGAATGGTTCTCTTGGACCATATTTTTAATGAGGTATTTCAGTGTTCGCATTTTATCATAGGCGAATGGAATATTAGAATTTCCATCATCTAGGATTGAACGCTCCGTGTAATCATCTTCTGCATAATTTTGATAGTACCCCAGACTGACGAGCACTGCCCCTTAGATTACTGTACTCCTTACTAATTTGTATTGCTTAGTGACCCCCGACCAAGCCCTCATTCctccacatatgtacatacctaataTAAAAACATTGTCGGTTTATGATCTTTCCAGGTGGTGCCGCCGCATTTGCTTCTGCAGCCATGCTAGGACCACGTCTAGGCCGCTATTCTGAGGGTTATGATCCATTGCCACTCGGTAATCCCGTAAATGCATGCATGGGACTCTTTGTGCTTTGGTGGGGATGGTTGGCTTTCAATTCGGGTAGCACTTATGGTGTGAGCGGAGCTAAATGGCAATATGCTGCACGAGCTGCTGTTATGACTATGATGGGCTCTTTTGGTGGCGGTATTATTAGTTGTGCGTAAGTTTAAGCCGTGTACAACGATATTTGATACACTCACTTATATTATAGTTGTACATGTAAATCCCTTTATTTTCTCGGCAGCTACTCACTTTGGCGGCATGATGGGCGCATGGATATCATGGATCTAATTAATGGTGTTCTCGGATCATTGGTGTCAATTACGGCTGGTTGTTTTCTGTATCGTGCTTGGGAAGCACTAGTAATTGGAATGTTGGGTGGGCTGCTATGCGTTGTTGCCATGCCACTTTTCGATCGGCTCGGCGTAGACGACCCAGTTGGTGCGAGTTCTGTTCATGGTATTTGTGGAATTTGGGGTGTTCTCGCAGTCGGCCTTTTCGCAGATAATCCTATTCCACTAGAGACAACGAAGGGGCGTTCAGGATTGTTCAAAGGTGGGGGCTGGTACTTAATAGGTATTCAAAGCTTGTCTGCTTTATGCCTTGCTTGTTGGGGTATTTGTTCAACATTTTTATTACTGTATATTGTCAATAAGTTTATTCCATTACGTATGGATCCTAACGAAGAACTTCTTGGTGCTGATTTAATGGAACATCGCATTCGTCATTCACAAATCGGCCTATCACGGGCTATATCGGCACTTGCGCCAATTAAGGTGAATCTTTATGATATAGCTGGTATTCAGCCAATCGGTCTGAATCCTGGACATGACAAGAGTATCGAACAATTACGCGCAGCTGAGGATAAATTGCTACAGTGGCAgcaatatcttgaaaaaatgGGCCCACAGCTACCTAGGCATGTACAAGAGCAATTTGCTGCCGAAGAGCAAAATGTATTGAAGAAGATTCATAGATCACCCGATCTTAAAGCTCAAACACTGGGAAATGTTTTTAGTCGTAAACTAAAATCCATCCATATCAAGAAGGATGTAGACCGCAATCTGCACACAGATATTACGCATGGGTTCTACAAGCCGAACAATAGTGAATTACCGGTAAATTCAACGAAACATATAGATAAGGATACGAACTTTGCATGGGTCGATTAAGAAGCGAAATAGTGGAACTCAGTTGACCATTAATTTATATTGCTTTTAAGCTTTTTAATAAAGCGTGTGGATAAAAATACGAATTTCGTTTGTCTATTCATAATAAGCACTACCCTGACCCCTCTCACTTGCGTCTTAGTTGCGCTACCTGGCTGTAAATAGATACCCCATGGGAACTAATTAAATATtctgggaaaaatttaagcaatgTGACATCTAAAGAGAATTAAAACAAGAAGTAACACCCCCACCCCAACACCACCACTACCAAGTAAACTCAAATCGCTTGTCAcctggggtggctttccgtaattcgatacaTGTAGATCAAGAACGAgtataaaataatcgttttcgctttccgtaacacaaacagaccaattctaaatattctcgcggatttttgtattcccgcggaaaaattcctccaattcttttctcctagggagaagaataattggggaataggaatttcgaattttcgaagtcagctgttttgtcaattgaaatttcgttgcgcatttcttattttgtttaaaaaactgaaaagtttaattattgttgcgaatttgtttgaaattaagaaatacggtataaacaatgcacattattgcatttcagtggtattcactgaaatgagtaatgaattagtgccacagcaacatcaacagaggagcataggaagaagatggcgg contains:
- the Amt gene encoding putative ammonium transporter 2 isoform X1, whose translation is MTSKVTNVSSSQATALKGIVRNSSYVIPGLYDLSVEDTNWVLTSSFIIFTMQTGFGMLESGCVSIKNEANIMMKNVIDIVLGGFTYWLFGYGMSYGRGPLSNPFIAIGDFLLDPPVGDPLMGQIFSAFLFQLSFATTATTIVSGAMAERCNFKAYCLFSLLNTAVYCIPAGWVWGEHGFLNNLGAVDIAGSGPVHLIGGAAAFASAAMLGPRLGRYSEGYDPLPLGNPVNACMGLFVLWWGWLAFNSGSTYGVSGAKWQYAARAAVMTMMGSFGGGIISCAYSLWRHDGRMDIMDLINGVLGSLVSITAGCFLYRAWEALVIGMLGGLLCVVAMPLFDRLGVDDPVGASSVHGICGIWGVLAVGLFADNPIPLETTKGRSGLFKGGGWYLIGIQSLSALCLACWGICSTFLLLYIVNKFIPLRMDPNEELLGADLMEHRIRHSQIGLSRAISALAPIKVNLYDIAGIQPIGLNPGHDKSIEQLRAAEDKLLQWQQYLEKMGPQLPRHVQEQFAAEEQNVLKKIHRSPDLKAQTLGNVFSRKLKSIHIKKDVDRNLHTDITHGFYKPNNSELPVNSTKHIDKDTNFAWVD
- the Amt gene encoding putative ammonium transporter 3 isoform X2, which gives rise to MLESGCVSIKNEANIMMKNVIDIVLGGFTYWLFGYGMSYGRGPLSNPFIAIGDFLLDPPVGDPLMGQIFSAFLFQLSFATTATTIVSGAMAERCNFKAYCLFSLLNTAVYCIPAGWVWGEHGFLNNLGAVDIAGSGPVHLIGGAAAFASAAMLGPRLGRYSEGYDPLPLGNPVNACMGLFVLWWGWLAFNSGSTYGVSGAKWQYAARAAVMTMMGSFGGGIISCAYSLWRHDGRMDIMDLINGVLGSLVSITAGCFLYRAWEALVIGMLGGLLCVVAMPLFDRLGVDDPVGASSVHGICGIWGVLAVGLFADNPIPLETTKGRSGLFKGGGWYLIGIQSLSALCLACWGICSTFLLLYIVNKFIPLRMDPNEELLGADLMEHRIRHSQIGLSRAISALAPIKVNLYDIAGIQPIGLNPGHDKSIEQLRAAEDKLLQWQQYLEKMGPQLPRHVQEQFAAEEQNVLKKIHRSPDLKAQTLGNVFSRKLKSIHIKKDVDRNLHTDITHGFYKPNNSELPVNSTKHIDKDTNFAWVD